Proteins encoded by one window of Octopus bimaculoides isolate UCB-OBI-ISO-001 chromosome 4, ASM119413v2, whole genome shotgun sequence:
- the LOC106872118 gene encoding uncharacterized protein LOC106872118, whose protein sequence is MSSHMLPQFTGDAILWFAQLEAHFDAYGISPTNQLKFLYCSLSTTLATSARDLITSPNPDTTYAPIKAEILRRTTKFAESRFNELMADEELGDRTPSEFLRHLRVLSGESTDALLLRKIFFSRLPAHVRTILATALDANTIDQVATMADKILEFSAQPAYGACVSSEASSIASHKSSTFDVLADKIDKLTRRVNDLCRTKCSSSCSRDRSRRNSPSKTQPGMCYYHAKFADKAHKCIQPCSYKAS, encoded by the coding sequence ATGTCGTCCCACATGTTACCACAATTCACGGGTGATGCCATCTTATGGTTCGCGCAGCTAGAGGCTCACTTTGATGCCTACGGAATTTCTCCGACAAATCAATTGAAATTCCTCTATTGTAGTTTGTCTACAACACTTGCAACATCTGCCAGGGATCTAATTACATCCCCGAACCCAGACACCACTTATGCGcctataaaggcagaaatattGCGAAGAACCACGAAGTTTGCCGAGAGCAGATTTAATGAACTGAtggctgatgaagaattaggtgACAGGACTCCTTCAGAGTTCTTACGTCACCTAAGGGTGTTGAGCGGTGAGTCAACTGACGCCCTTCTCCTACGCAAGATTTTCTTCTCGCGTCTGCCGGCTCACGTGCGCACAATTTTGGCGACGGCGCTTGACGCCAACACTATAGATCAAGTCGCCACCATGGCAGACAAAATTCTTGAATTTTCCGCACAGCCTGCATACGGCGCCTGTGTCTCTTCGGAGGCTTCATCAATAGCCTCACATAAATCCTCCACCTTTGATGTTCTTGCCGACAAAATAGATAAACTTACGCGTCGGGTGAATGATCTGTGCCGTACCAAGTGTTCTTCTTCATGCTCTCGTGACAGATCTCGAAGGAATTCACCTTCCAAAACACAACCAGGTATGTGCTATTATCATGCGAAATTCGCTGATAAGGCACACAAGTGCATTCAACCGTGCTCCTATAAAGCCTCTTAA